The window CAAATGAGGTGTTCTAAGCGCACCGCAGGCCACTACCGTGGCCCTAGACTCCACCACATAGATGTCTTCCCCAAACGCAAACGCAATTCCAGTAGAGGTCTTCTTCTTGTTCCCGCCTTCACACTCGTACAAGACTTCCATCGCTTTGCAACCTGGAAGGATCGAACCATTACCAGATTCCACTAAATCTACAAGCCAAGTCTCTGAAGTCCCCTGCTTTTGACCTTTCTTGCATCCCAAGGAACAAAACCCACAGTAATGATCCTTTGAAgcattcctcggaatattcttCACTTTTAACCCTAGTTCTTCACAACCTTTCCTCAATACCTCATTATTAAACCCTTCTTCCACAAATCCGCATTGAACACCCATTCTCTCACACACAACATCCATTGCCTCTCTATACAAATCGCTTTCAAACAACTCGAGTTCTGACTTTTCAGCCCATTCCTTCATCACGTGTTCCGGTGTCTTGATCGAGGCCGACCAGTTAATGGTTGAACCGCCTCCGACAGTGGACCCGGCGAGAATCACTACGTTCATATCGGAAGTTGCTAGTAACCCACCGGATAAGTACATCTCATCCATTGCTTGCCCCTCAAGTTGAGAGAGATTGCTTCTTGCATAGTAGTTTCCTTTCTCCACCACCAAAACTTTAAAACCCGCCTTGGCTAAAAGTCCGGCCACTACTCCTCCGCCGGATCCAGACCCAACCACCACGGCATCACACCGGATTGTCATCACTGGGTTAGAAATAGATGATCTGTTGTTATTGCTCTTTTGAGTTGATACTGTGAAGCCATGATCTGTTAACTTCTTTGTCACGGCTTCTCTAGGCTTTTTGAGATTGATGATGCCATTGTATAGTGGTCCAAAGATCTCCTTAGGCATCTCTTTGTTAGTCTTCGTCTCATTTAATTCTTCTTCatgatcactatgatctgagctgGGTCCATTGTATCCTATTGCTTTCCACGCCAAGTTCTTTCCTTTTTCATCCACctgaaaattattaaattatttaaaataattaatcttTGTAATATCAAgctgtcaatttttttttggttgatatACATGGGCTTCAACCTACAATCCAATTTTAATGTCCGGTTATATATTCCCtcagtatttttttcttttctttttaaatttgatttatttaagAAGACCACAAAgattagtttttataaatttctatacaAATTAACGTTTCTCAATACGAAATCACGTGAATGGAAAGCAAGTTTAAACTTAATATTGCTTAACTTTTAAAAagtgtttaaaattataaagacaAAACTTAAAGAAAGATAAGGAGCATAAATGTATATGTAAAAGATAAGGAATGAAAAAATCTAATGTTTTGCATGGGGTTAAATGTTTACCTGGGTAAAGAAGACAAGGGCAGTGATAAGTTTGATGGACCTAAAGAACATTCTTAGGAGTAAGAAATAGCTTGAAGCCCAATTGAGCAATGTCtcttctctctgtttctttGGCAGCCGGCAGAATCTCTGGAAGAATGGAAAGCCGCCGATGAAACTTCTCCGACCACACAAGACGAGACTTCCAATCCATGTGGAGAGTGACCACAGTCCAACTCTTAAAATCCACTTCCTTGGGTGGTGAAGTCTCTGACTCATTAACCTCGCCACCTATTATTGTGAATTTATGACATAATAAAAAACGCAAATAAAACTAACCAAGATAATACAAATCAatgattaaataatatttaagtcTGTTTAACCTATATTAGTTTTCATATTGTTATTATAAAGCTAGTATTTGTCTGAAATTGGACCCAAATGTTTTGGTGTCCACGTTTTACAGTTTTGGCCATCGTATGACAAGAAAAAGAGACATTTGTATCAGCTATCGTAGTGATATTAATACCATATAGTATATAACCATAATAATAAGTATAAGCAACCAATAAGTGGTTGCGAAATGAAAATAACGTATGTGACAATCAATTTTGAGATATATTTTGCATACGTGACGATCGACGGATTTTAGTTGTACTCGAAACCTGTCGGCTCTATATTTCACTAAGAGTACTGACTTTTTGTTCTCTTCTTAAGTGATGATTCTTTTATTTCAGGGATGAAAGGACTGAATCACATGCATGCAACAATATCTATGTTGTTACAAAATAATGTCATGCTTTAttaaagaaattaataaaacatatacatatttaattGCTAAAAATTCATCTAGTTCAGTTATCGATAGTTTAAGCAGTGAAACTGTGGTTTCAACGTTGTCAAAACCAGCTGTGAATAATGAGAAAGAAAAGGTTCTGCGTCTTGTTCTAcaactttttttaaaatgatcCTGAACCAAGAAAGACTACAAACTTAATTAAGTTGTGTCGTCTATTAATCATTTAAGTTGTTTCTATATTAAAGAACTGTCAATTTATTGGTTTGTTACTTTAAACTTAAGAAATACAAAAGCCAAATTAAGTTCAGTGGATGTAAAAATTCCAGCAACCAATGGTTTCAAATTATATagtttcaaaattcaaatcactcacaaaaataggttatattctcttttgtttgtaaaaaaaaggttagctataaatatattcaaatgcATGTAACATATATAGTTGAGGaagcatatatttatatatttacagaGTGAAATGGATAGGTAGATATAGAAAGATTGTCTTTAATTACATGATCAAGCATGtgtataacatatataaatgaaCGTAAATGCATGTTTGTATATATACACACTTACACGGTCGGGAGTTCCAGTATGAGAAGCAGAGGCGGAGTAGTATCCAGCGACGCCGTCATCCAGGTGTCCTACTTCAGCGCCGTCGATAGATGGTATTAGAGTATCGCAGATCGCAACCAGAGATTCCATCTCACGCGCCGTCAGTGAGTTCGCATAAAGCGTTTTCGTTTCATCTTGCTGCCGGGGACTTCCAAATTCGACGTCAAGTTTTGCTTCCGTCGAATCTTTATGAAGACTgcttttgttttgatattccATTAACTCAAGAATGGTTTTTGTTATTGTGACTGGTAAAGAATGTGTTTTATGTGTTTATATAGATGGACAATGGCTAATTATACATGcacatttattaaataaaatatatacaaatggaATGTGTAGTATTTGGACAAGTCAGTTATGCGTGAACCATATCAAATTTGGTACCAGCAGGAAAATTCGGATACCGGCAAGAACACAGGATTGGTCCCAACTATTCACCAAACTATTCTATTAGCACAGTGTCTTCTTACGattgatatatatgttttctgtAAAAATAATTGAGTTGTGTATTTTTATCGACCATCTTGGTATATTATCTCAGAGATTTGTAAATTATACACTAAGAGGTACATCCATCTcatatgaaaaataattaaaactcaATGAAAAGTCAACTCATAGAAAAAGCAACCATAACCTTTTAAAGGAATGGATTGCATAACCTTTTAAAGGAATGGGACTGATCTCATAACACATTTGTTTGATACAAACCAAATTGGGGTAATATATATACGTATAATTATTTGTGTATGTATCGCAAATCTACTCCAGATAAATGACAATGAGAGGATGAGGATTAGCCAATATAATtatgatgaaatatttttcttcaaaaaggaaaagatatatgagtatatttattattttattttgttcagAGCTTTTATAATCAAGGCTATGAATGGTTTAAATGTTTCCATTATACTAGTTACAGGCTAAATAGTTTATTCACGACGCGTAGAAGTAGTTCCAGTGACGTAACTATTTGTGTTGCAATATGAAGTGATCAtctcggtttttttttttttttgaaacatcatTTCATGGTTTTAAAACATTGTTTGCAATACTCAATTAAAAGTCAAcaattttacaaatattttgacCTCCACGTTTGATGACAAAAAGCTGATTCTAATGATGAATAAAcgtcttaaatttttttgatattaCGTTGGAAGCCCTCGAGGCTGAATCATACATGTGAATGCTGCTAGATATGTGACTCAAAATAAAAGAAGTAATGATAAAGCATAATTTTGAATGATTAGGAGTATTTGGTAATAATGCTAAAACAAATTGACAATGTTCATAAATATGATAGAATCAATAAAAGTCCAGAGATCAAGAAAGGACCCAAGGACTGCATGATATGAGTATCAAACTGGAcccaatgaaaaaaaaaacaaaagaattgaATGTCGAAGACAGTACAGTTAACAATACCTGTCCTCCATAATTGTATCATTCATTAAGCTTCTGATTTTCTCCcagatttagagtttattttCCCTCTTTTATGTAAACTAATACGTGCATTGATATCATCGATTGTCCAATGCAAGTTGACGTTGGGGTAGATGGAATTTAATAGAAATGTAGTGTTTCGTTcttcatatattattatttattaggtGATAACATGCGCCTTGCGCAGGATgaatagatttaaaaatataatcactTTAAATATGTTGATATTAAAGTTATAGGAAGAAATATTACATGTTATAAAATATGGGTTTAAACGAAATTTAGTATGTCAATAcaaattctgtttttttttaaacttgtatatttgttttgtttaattgaaatattttatcatGCAAGTAAATCaataagaataaataaatattaatataaaataaattatgaaatgaCAATTTGAAATTCTTTGTATGGAGTAAATggataaaaaaaatactgaCTTTCAAATGAAGTAAGCTATCCatgttaaaagtaaataattaaactaatgTTAATATATCGAGCTCTTTAACTAAGTGGTTTAACACAAATTGTTCATGTGATGCCTAAGCTTTAgcttagtatgatatatatacacaaaatatgaTGTTTAAACACATTTTATTTTGgtgaaatgaatatattttcagCATAATTCAATCATAAAATTCTTGATTTCTCCTttccaaattttaatttttggaaaGTATTATATGcaaggaaaaaaatatgaaacaatatATTAATCATGATATTTGACCATAAActtaatcatttcaaaattttaaattgactCATAATTTATCTATTACCATTTATGATGATTTTCTAATTACAAAGTTAAATGTGTGATTAGAATTAGTGATTACAATTTCAAATATTCACTTTCCAATCATCCATGTtgaaagtgatttttttttatggaatatttgaaatattgattattaaaaatgtttaaaaatgtttttttaatattagtttcCATTCATTATTGATTTCTTattcatatattcatataaaatattatctaaCATGTACCCATATAAAACTATTGTAATTTAAAAACTATTTGAAATGTTGATTATATACACCATGTgtattgataaaattaaaactataatCAAAATCGTAAATATATGgacataataaaaatgtatacttTGCGAACATTTAAAAGTTGTTTGACTATCTTTTTGATGATATATATTATTcttaatatgaaaattttatatacataactTAGTATATTTGGAATTTATAATGcagatatatttaaaatttgaagaaaaCAATTGTTATATTGTGAAACGTAATTTATTAGCAAATATATGAATATACCATAAATGATTTGTAACATACAATTGTATACAATATATTCGAAACTAATTAATATGATCAATGGTAATTTATGTAATTAATCTAGTAAACTAATCCTTATTAGATAAAAGGGCTGAGAGTGATTGTAGAACTGCCACGTGTAAATGACACTCTTGTAAATCACATGAAGACAAGGTTTATTCTTAATAATGttcctattttaatatataagggatatatcCCTAATGCTCGTTAAATAATTGCGTAGAGTGAGTGAATTATTTACATTCAAAGTTTATGACGTAAGCAGTTCGAAAGATAGACCTACAATCATAAGACCACCCGCATCGGGGGTTTATGAGAGAGTCACGGGCTCGGTATCATAGGCCTTATcgattaaaagaaataaataaatgggTTTCAACCCGTGAACCGGGTCTTCCAAGTGAGCCCGTATGATACGGGGTCATGCCACGCGGCGCAGAGGGAGTGGCTACGCGATCGCGCGGGTTGAGTGCAAAAAAATGGGTTTCGCGTGAAAGATCCCATTTTCCCTTCTCTCTTCGAAATCTAGGGTTTCTCCGTCTGTGAGGCGATTTCGTGTCGGAGTCCAGAGCCGGAGATTTTCTCGATCAATTCGCCGTCGGAGTCACTCGTAAACGCTCTCAGGTGAGTCTCAATCACTCCGAGGACGAGATAGCTTCGATTTGATCTCGAGAGGTTTCTAGGTTAAGGAAGTCGATTTGGGGGTTTCGTCTTAGGGTGGGAAATCGAGAAGGGGGTTTCGATTTCTTGGTCAAAATCGACATACGGTTTCCTTTTAGGGTTCGTTTATCATGGATTTCATTTCGATTTGGGGGTTTCGTGTAAGGGTTCGAAATGTAAAAGGGGGTTTTAATTTAGCACATGAATATAACCGGACTTGGCTCTTTTAGAATTGTTTTCATGCATGATAGGATTAGACCTTTGAACCGAATTTTTGACATAGCAATATAGATAGCATCAATGGTTACTAGTCGATTAACAGCTTCAATATGCTTTCTTGAATGGAAAAACAAACCACATTTTTGATTTCTATAGTTCTGTGGTCCTGTGTGGTCTATAGTAGTTTGAtgccattttttttaaattggaacTCGATTAATACATGTAATTGGAACTCGATTGTTGCAGATGGAAACTCCCCGAGAACCTCATTTCTTCAAGCCTCTTCTTCCTGGTTTTCAAAGTGGCGTCGCAATACCACTTGACTTCTACTCAAAACACATACAAGGGGCTGAGATCAATAAACCATGGAAGCTAAGATCGGACGCTTCGGATCAAATTTGGGAGGTGATCCGAGAAGGCAGGACACTCACCAAAGGTTGGAAAGAGTTCACCGAAGCACATGATCTTCGAATCGGTgacattgtcatcttcaaacACGAAGGAGACATGGTCTTTCATGTGACTCCTTTTGGTCCTAGCTGTTGTGAGATTCAGTATACACATCCTCACATCGTTAAGGAAGAAGCCGACGCGGATGATGCTCCTACTTTCTCATACGACTACTGCTTCTTGGCTGAGGTTACTCCTACAAATCAAAAGGACGACAAAATGGTGagtaaaatttagttatttattgtGTGATTCTAGTACTGCTTCTTGGCTGATGTTATGTATGTGTTTGTAGTTTCTTCCTGTGGAAGCTATGAGGTGTGGTGCTTTGAACCAACAATGCAAAGAGGTCAAACTTGTCAACAAGGAGGGAAAGTCATGGACTGCGCGCTTCGGATTTAGCGAATCAGACGGTGCATATTACATCAGCAGAGGGTGGAGAAAGTTCTGTCGTGATAACAGATGCACCAACGGAGATTTGTTTGTGTTCAACGTGGTTGGAGACGGGACGACAACTCCATTACTGTGTGTATGTCCGGAAAGGAAGGAGTGTACTGAACTACTGATCAAGCACTTCAGCAGAATCGATGGTAAGTCTTCTCATTTGACTTTTTTGTGTTGTATATATCTTCAATGTTACTACTTTGGTTCTGCTTTAACTTGTGTTCTCTTCTTCTACAGGTAGCATTGCTTCTACCTCACGAAATTAGATGGCTCTTTTGCGGTCTTTCCTCTCTATCATCTtaacttgtttctttttgtttcattagCAACTTATCAACTTATGTATTTCGGTTTGTAAAACTTGAATGGTTTTTCTATGTGTACTTTTATCCTAAGTTAAACATTCTCGAACTTAATTCCTTTGTTGAATGCGTAGACTGATCATCGAACAAAATGTTTCTATGAATTGAATTTAAGTTAAGAaacaacataaaattttaaaacatagctTTTCTACATTtgaaaacacaaaccaaaatattaaaacatatctCGAAAGCCAAAACTTAAACTCCAAAACTCTAACATAGCTTTTCTACATCtgaaaacacaaaccaaaatattaaaacatatctcaaaaccaaaacttaaactccaaaactaaaacataggttgaataaaatgttttcataaattttataatatattttaatattttattcatgtattctgaataattttaaattttaaaacaaataaaaaaatattattattttattcctatGAACTCGTTCTTCGGATTCACTAATGCAGAAAACAACAAATTTGGGTTCATAACTGTTCATGAGCccacaaaaaatattaaaaaaatttggtgaaCCCCAAAGTGGGGTTCACCAATGCTCATGCTCTAAG of the Brassica rapa cultivar Chiifu-401-42 chromosome A03, CAAS_Brap_v3.01, whole genome shotgun sequence genome contains:
- the LOC103861175 gene encoding B3 domain-containing protein REM9: METPREPHFFKPLLPGFQSGVAIPLDFYSKHIQGAEINKPWKLRSDASDQIWEVIREGRTLTKGWKEFTEAHDLRIGDIVIFKHEGDMVFHVTPFGPSCCEIQYTHPHIVKEEADADDAPTFSYDYCFLAEVTPTNQKDDKMFLPVEAMRCGALNQQCKEVKLVNKEGKSWTARFGFSESDGAYYISRGWRKFCRDNRCTNGDLFVFNVVGDGTTTPLLCVCPERKECTELLIKHFSRIDGSIASTSRN
- the LOC103861046 gene encoding long-chain-alcohol oxidase FAO4A; its protein translation is MEYQNKSSLHKDSTEAKLDVEFGSPRQQDETKTLYANSLTAREMESLVAICDTLIPSIDGAEVGHLDDGVAGYYSASASHTGTPDRVARLMSQRLHHPRKWILRVGLWSLSTWIGSLVLCGRRSFIGGFPFFQRFCRLPKKQREETLLNWASSYFLLLRMFFRSIKLITALVFFTQVDEKGKNLAWKAIGYNGPSSDHSDHEEELNETKTNKEMPKEIFGPLYNGIINLKKPREAVTKKLTDHGFTVSTQKSNNNRSSISNPVMTIRCDAVVVGSGSGGGVVAGLLAKAGFKVLVVEKGNYYARSNLSQLEGQAMDEMYLSGGLLATSDMNVVILAGSTVGGGSTINWSASIKTPEHVMKEWAEKSELELFESDLYREAMDVVCERMGVQCGFVEEGFNNEVLRKGCEELGLKVKNIPRNASKDHYCGFCSLGCKKGQKQGTSETWLVDLVESGNGSILPGCKAMEVLYECEGGNKKKTSTGIAFAFGEDIYVVESRATVVACGALRTPHLLKRSGLKNGNIGRNLCLHPVVMAWGWFPEEEKWPEKKKKSYEGGIMTAMSSVLNAEAKTTYGETVIQTPSLHPGMFSGVIPWTSSNDFKTRMLKFSRTAHVFTLLRDKGTGTINSKSYIDYNLNDEDEESLKKGLESVLNILIAAGAEEIGTHNSKGKSLNVRTASAVEIERFVREESSKSLKDLSGQICSAHQMGSCRMGIRPEESAVRPMGETWEVEGLFVADTSVFPTALGVNPMVTVQSIAYCIGLNVVGALKKK